A region from the Triticum aestivum cultivar Chinese Spring chromosome 3D, IWGSC CS RefSeq v2.1, whole genome shotgun sequence genome encodes:
- the LOC123079871 gene encoding histone H3.2, translated as MARTKQTARKSTGGKAPRKQLATKAARKSAPATGGVKKPHRFRPGTVALREIRKYQKSTELLIRKLPFQRLVREIAQDFKTDLRFQSSAVSALQEAAEAYLVGLFEDTNLCAIHAKRVTIMPKDIQLARRIRGERA; from the coding sequence ATGGCGCGCACCAAGCAGACGGCGAGGAAGTCGACCGGCGGCAAGGCGCCGAGGAAGCAGCTGGCGACCAAGGCCGCCCGCAAGTCGGCCCCGGCCACCGGTGGCGTGAAGAAGCCCCACCGCTTCCGCCCCGGCACCGTGGCGCTGCGTGAGATCCGCAAGTACCAGAAGAGCACGGAGTTGCTGATCCGCAAGCTGCCCTTCCAGCGGCTGGTGCGTGAGATCGCGCAGGACTTCAAGACCGACCTCCGCTTCCAGAGCTCCGCCGTGTCCGCGCTCCAGGAGGCCGCCGAGGCGTACCTCGTCGGGCTCTTCGAGGACACCAACCTCTGCGCCATCCACGCCAAGCGCGTCACcatcatgcccaaggacatccaGCTCGCCCGCCGCATCCGCGGGGAGAGGGCTTGA
- the LOC542911 gene encoding VAMP-like protein YKT61, with translation MKITALVVLKPSAGGAGGSSSSGGQGSEALVLANATDVSHFGFFQRGAAREFIVFVARTVAQRTQPGQRQSVQHEEYKVHSHNRNGLCVVAFMDDHYPVRSAFSLLNKVLDEYQKAFGDAWKAATADSTQEWPFLMEALTKFQDPAEADKLTKIQRDLDETKIILHKTIENVLQRGERLDSLVEKSSDLSAASQMFYKQAKKTNSCCTIL, from the exons ATGAAGATCACGGCGCTCGTCGTGCTGAAGCCGTCGGCCGGAGGCGCCGGGGGCTCCTCCTCCAGCGGCGGGCAGGGCTCCGAGGCGCTCGTGCTGGCCAACGCCACGGACGTCAGCCACTTCGGCTTCTTCCAGCGCGGCGCCGCCCGCGAGTTCATCGTCTTCGTCGCCCGCACCGTCGCCCAGCGCACCCAGCCCGGCCAGCGCCAGTCGGTCCAGCACGAAG AATACAAGGTTCACTCACACAACAGAAATGGCCTCTGCGTGGTGGCATTTATGGATGATCACTATCCTGTACGAAGTGCATTTTCTCTTCTGAATAAG GTACTTGACGAATACCAGAAGGCTTTTGGGGATGCTTGGAAAGCCGCCACAGCAGATTCCACTCAAGAGTGGCCTTTCCTGATGGAAGCTTTGACAAAATTTCAG GATCCTGCAGAGGCTGACAAGTTAACAAAAATTCAGAGGGACTTGGATGAAACAAAAATTATCCTA CATAAAACTATAGAGAATGTCCTTCAAAGAGGAGAGCGATTGGATAGCTTGGTTGAAAAAAGCTCAGACCTGAGTGCTGCTTCACAG ATGTTCTACAAGCAGGCGAAGAAAACAAACAGTTGTTGTACTATACTCTGA
- the LOC123079870 gene encoding fructose-1,6-bisphosphatase, cytosolic isoform X1, which produces MDHAADTFRTDLMTITRHVLNEQSRHPESRGDLTILLSHIVLGCKFVASAVNKAGLAKLTGLAGETNVQGEEQKKLDVLSNEVFVNALVSSGRTCVLVSEEDEKATFVDPKLRGKCVKYFGFSMFYSHTMIWLRSTFSFVVSDEICGSSFSIRYCVCFDPLDGSSNIDCGVSIGTIFGIYMIKNQDTVTLEEVLQPGKDMIAAGYCMYGSSCTLVLSTGNGVNGFTLDPSLGEFIMTHPDIKIPPKGKIYSVNEGNAKNWDTPTAKYVEKCKYPTDGSSPKSLRYIGSMVADVHRTLLYGGIFLYPADKKSPSGKLRVMYEVFPMSFLMEEAGGQSFTGKGRSLDLIPTDIHERSPIFLGSSDDVEEIKALYAEEAKKAGSA; this is translated from the exons ATGGATCACGCGGCGGACACTTTCCGGACGGACCTGATGACCATCACGCGGCACGTGCTGAACGAGCAGAGCCGGCACCCGGAGTCGCGCGGCGACCTCACCATCCTCCTCTCCCACATCGTCCTCGGCTGCAAGTTCGTCGCCTCCGCCGTCAACAAGGCCGGCCTCGCCAAGCTCACCGGCCTCGCCGGCGAGACCAACGTCCAG GGGGAGGAGCAGAAGAAGCTGGACGTGCTGTCCAACGAGGTGTTCGTCAATGCCCTCGTCAGCAGCGGCCGCACC TGCGTTCTTGTGTCCGAGGAGGACGAGAAGGCGACGTTCGTCGACCCTAAGCTCCGTGGAAAGTGTGTAAAATACTTCGGCTTCTCCATGTTCTACTCACATACCATGATATGGTTGAGGAGCACTTTTTCCTTTGTTGTTTCTGATGAAATATGCGGATCTTCATTTTCCATCAGGTACTGTGTCTGCTTTGATCCCCTGGATGGATCCTCCAACATCGACTGCGGCGTCTCCATCGGAACG ATCTTTGGGATCTACATGATCAAGAACCAAGACACCGTGACTCTGGAGGAAGTACTGCAGCCTGGGAAGGACATGATTGCTGCTGGATACTGCATGTATGGGAGTTCCTGCACG CTTGTCCTGAGCACTGGAAATGGTGTCAACGGCTTCACGCTTGACCCTTCTCTTGGGGAGTTCATAATGACTCATCCAGACATCAAG ATACCGCCGAAAGGAAAGATCTATTCGGTTAACGAAGGGAATGCCAAGAACTGGGACACCCCTACTGCAAA GTACGTGGAGAAGTGCAAGTATCCCACGGATGGTTCATCACCCAAATCATTGAGATACATTGGCAG CATGGTTGCTGATGTCCACCGCACCTTGCTATACGGCGGCATATTTCTGTACCCCGCGGACAAGAAGAGCCCGAGCGGAAAGCTCCG TGTGATGTATGAGGTGTTCCCCATGTCATTCCTGATGGAGGAGGCTGGAGGCCAGTCTTTCACAGGCAAAGGACGG TCGCTCGACCTGATCCCCACCGACATCCACGAGAGATCCCCGATATTCCTCGGCAGCAGCGACGACGTGGAGGAGATCAAGGCGCTGTACGCGGAGGAGGCCAAGAAGGCAGGATCTGCATGA
- the LOC123079870 gene encoding fructose-1,6-bisphosphatase, cytosolic isoform X2, translating to MDHAADTFRTDLMTITRHVLNEQSRHPESRGDLTILLSHIVLGCKFVASAVNKAGLAKLTGLAGETNVQGEEQKKLDVLSNEVFVNALVSSGRTCVLVSEEDEKATFVDPKLRGKYCVCFDPLDGSSNIDCGVSIGTIFGIYMIKNQDTVTLEEVLQPGKDMIAAGYCMYGSSCTLVLSTGNGVNGFTLDPSLGEFIMTHPDIKIPPKGKIYSVNEGNAKNWDTPTAKYVEKCKYPTDGSSPKSLRYIGSMVADVHRTLLYGGIFLYPADKKSPSGKLRVMYEVFPMSFLMEEAGGQSFTGKGRSLDLIPTDIHERSPIFLGSSDDVEEIKALYAEEAKKAGSA from the exons ATGGATCACGCGGCGGACACTTTCCGGACGGACCTGATGACCATCACGCGGCACGTGCTGAACGAGCAGAGCCGGCACCCGGAGTCGCGCGGCGACCTCACCATCCTCCTCTCCCACATCGTCCTCGGCTGCAAGTTCGTCGCCTCCGCCGTCAACAAGGCCGGCCTCGCCAAGCTCACCGGCCTCGCCGGCGAGACCAACGTCCAG GGGGAGGAGCAGAAGAAGCTGGACGTGCTGTCCAACGAGGTGTTCGTCAATGCCCTCGTCAGCAGCGGCCGCACC TGCGTTCTTGTGTCCGAGGAGGACGAGAAGGCGACGTTCGTCGACCCTAAGCTCCGTGGAAA GTACTGTGTCTGCTTTGATCCCCTGGATGGATCCTCCAACATCGACTGCGGCGTCTCCATCGGAACG ATCTTTGGGATCTACATGATCAAGAACCAAGACACCGTGACTCTGGAGGAAGTACTGCAGCCTGGGAAGGACATGATTGCTGCTGGATACTGCATGTATGGGAGTTCCTGCACG CTTGTCCTGAGCACTGGAAATGGTGTCAACGGCTTCACGCTTGACCCTTCTCTTGGGGAGTTCATAATGACTCATCCAGACATCAAG ATACCGCCGAAAGGAAAGATCTATTCGGTTAACGAAGGGAATGCCAAGAACTGGGACACCCCTACTGCAAA GTACGTGGAGAAGTGCAAGTATCCCACGGATGGTTCATCACCCAAATCATTGAGATACATTGGCAG CATGGTTGCTGATGTCCACCGCACCTTGCTATACGGCGGCATATTTCTGTACCCCGCGGACAAGAAGAGCCCGAGCGGAAAGCTCCG TGTGATGTATGAGGTGTTCCCCATGTCATTCCTGATGGAGGAGGCTGGAGGCCAGTCTTTCACAGGCAAAGGACGG TCGCTCGACCTGATCCCCACCGACATCCACGAGAGATCCCCGATATTCCTCGGCAGCAGCGACGACGTGGAGGAGATCAAGGCGCTGTACGCGGAGGAGGCCAAGAAGGCAGGATCTGCATGA